Below is a window of Brachyspira hampsonii DNA.
GGAGATCCCATACCCATTATCCTGAATGTATCATCATTAATCCAGCCTTCTGGGTGGCTTCTGCTTACACCGCTTCCGCATGATATTATAAATAATACTAGAGAAATAGAAATGATAAAGCTAAATATTTTTTTCATATATTGTAAACCTCCTAAAGTAATAATATTTAAGCTTATATGCGATTATATACTTTTAGAAGTATATTGCAATACTTTTATAATATTTTTTAATTGACATAAAATAAACATTATATATAATTATTAATCGAAAGTTATTTTAAAATCATAGAGGAACAAAAAATGAAATTAAAACATACCATTAATTTCATTAAAAAACATACTGTAGCTGTATTTGTAAAAGTAGAAAAAGAGCAGCTTAAAGTATGTTCATTTAATGAAGAGTATATAAAGTTATTTAATGATTTGGTAAAAGATAAATATTATAATACTTCCACTCCTTTTGCTTTTGCTTTTGCTAGTAATACTAGAGTAATTTATATTACATATAAGGAAGTAAAAAATTATATGTATGAAACTTGGAAGAATGCCGGTTCTTCATTAATTAAGATAATGAAAGATTTGCATATAGATGATATAGAAGTGGATATGGCTGAATTATTTGCTGAAATAGCTTCTGAGGAGTCATATATTCAATTTTGTTTAGGTATACTTCTTTCCTCTTATAGTTTTGATAATTATTTAGGAGATAAAAGATTAAAAGAACTGCACAATATTAAAAATATACTTTTAGTTTCTGAGCATAAAAAAGATACTGAAAATGCTATATCTAAAGCTACTCAGATAGCAAATAGTATATTCTGGGCAAGGGATATGGTTAATGAACCTAGTAATATTATAAATTCTTTGACATTCGTAGATAGAGCTAAAAAACAGGCTGAAAGCAGAAAAATAAGTACATCAGTTCTTACTGAAAAAGAATTAAAAAATCTTGGTATGAATGGTATATTGGGTGTTAATGCCGGAAGTAAAAATCCTCCTAGAGTATTTGTTGCTCAGTATAAAAAAGCTAAAGCCAAAAAACATATATTATTGGTAGGTAAAGGAATTACTTTCGATACAGGCGGAATGATTTTAAAACCTAGTACAAGTATGCTTGGTATGAAAGATGATATGGCCGGTGCTGCTGCAGTTTGCGGAGCTTTATTTTTAATATCTGATATGAATTTAGAAGCAAATGTTACAGTAATATGTCCTTTAACAGATAATAAAACAGGAAGTGCTGCTATAAATCCCGGTGATATATTAAAAATGTATAATGGCGTTACTGTAGAGGTAGTTAATACAGATGCTGAAGGAAGGCTTATACTTGCTGATGCTTTGGCTTATGGAATAAAAAAATATAATCCTGATTTTGTGATAGATATTGCTACTTTAACCGGAGCTTGTTCTATAGCATTAGGGAAGCATGCTTCAGGACTTATGTCTAATGATACCGCTTTATCAAGTGCTTTAAAAGATGCTGGGGACGATACTTATGAGAGGGTATGGGAGTTTCCTATGTTTGATGAATATAAAGAAGATATAAAATCTGATGTTGCTGATATAAAAAATTCAGGCGGAAGATATGCAGGAGTTATAACAGCAGGACAGTTTTTATCCTATTTTACAGAAGGAGCAAGATGGGCTCATTTAGATATAGCAGGTACTGATATGAGTGATGTTAATGTAAAATATATATCTAAAGGTGCTACAGGAGTAGGTGTATATCTGCTTGCTAAAACAGTGGAAAAACTTGTTGATATAGATAAATTCTAAATATTAATTTTTAGCAGTTATAAAAAATAATCATGGTATTTATATAATGCTATGATTATTTTTTTTATTAATTATTTAATGATTCTAATAATTGAATTTTGTATTTATTATATATAATAATTCTGTATTTAATAAAATAAATATAAAAAAATCAAATTAGTTTTTAGTTTCTACTTGAAATTATTTGTGTAAAATGTTATAATGAATATTCAAATTAGATAAAAATGGGAGTGTATATGCCTTCAGGAAGAAAAAGACTTCGTCAAAAGATGGCTACGCATAAACGCAAAAAACGTTTACGCAAAAATAGGCATAAGAAAAAATAATATAAAATAACATTATACATATTAATGTTTTTCATCTCTTAATATTTATATTTTTAATTGGAATAATAGTATGGCAAGCAATGTTAAAACTGTCATAGAAGTATGTGTAGGACTTCATTGCTCTATGAAAGGAGCTTATGCTCTTTTGGAAGCCATTCGTTCTCATTATGATTTAAAAATAGGAGTGCCGTCTTCTGATGGTATGCTCCTTAAAGAGATGGAGTGTATGCATAATTGCCATAATGCCGTACCTGTCCTTATTAATGGTATGGAATGTACAAAATCGTCTTTTAAAAGTATTATTAAGTATATAGAAGCTATACATGTAAGAAAAAGATGAAAAAGTTTGTACTGCATAGTGAAAATAATATAACAGATATCCAGTCATATAAAGATCATTTCGGAGATTATTTAAATCTTCAAAAAATAGCTAATTCTTTTTTTGAAGATTTAAAAGAATATACTATATTTAAAAGAGATATTACTCAAAGTTCTGTATATCAATTATTAACTGATGGAAATATTAAAGAAGATTTTATACTAATAAATGCTGCTTCATTTGACTATTTAGTTTTCAAAGATAAATTTTTATTAAAAAATAATCCTCATCTCATATTAGATGGTTCTGTTTTTATAGCCCAAATTTTAAATATTAAAAGAATAGATATAATATTAAAAGATTACTATTTAGAAGAAAGAGATATTATACTAAAAGCTATAGTAGAGGCAGAGGATTCTAATTTTGTCAATGATATAGAAATCAATATATACGATGAATATGCCTATTATAATAAATATAATATTAGGATTACACCTTCTTTTTTAGAAAATAAAAAATATATATTTGATTTGGAAACTATATCTCAAATTGCATACTTGGCACATATTGGAGGATTTACTTTTAAAAATTTTGGAAACGGAGAGTATAAAGGCAGCAATATACTTTCTATTACAGGAGATATAATAAATCCTAATTTATATGAATTTGAAATGTATAGTCCATTAAGAAATATTGTGAAAGCATCAGGCGGAACAGTTAAAGAATATAGTATAAAATGTGTATTTACAAATGGTTTTTTGAATCCTCCTATAGATTTTGATACTTTTCAGAAAATGACTTTAGATTATGAATGTTTCGGAAGTTATAATATGAAGATTGGAAATGGAGGAGTATGTTTTATACAAGAGGACAGATGTATAATAAGGGTTGCTGTAAAAATAATTCAGTTTGCTAAAAGTATATCATGCGGAAAATGTTCTCCTTGTCATTATGGATTTGATTTATGCGAATATTATATTAATAGAATGCTTTTGGGATATTCGAGTTTTGATGATTATTCTAATCTAAAAGAGACTGCTGAAATGATTAAAATAGGAGCTTCATGTTTATATATAAGAAGTATAGCCGGCTGTATATTATCTGTTATGGAAATGTTTAAAAATGAATTTATTTATTTGATAGAAAATAAAATAACATTATATAGTTTTGTAAAAAGTTAAAAATCTTTTATAATTTTATATTAGAGGTTTTATTGAATGATAATAAAATTTAGTGTTGATGGAAAGACTGTATCATCTCAGAAAGGATATACCATACTTCAGGCACTGTCCTACATCAATATAGATATACCTCATTTATGCTCATATAAAATAAATAGTACAAATACTTTTGAAAAGAAGAATAATATTCTGAGATGTAAATTATGCTTGGTTAAAGTAAAAAAGAAAAATGAAAATAGTTATTCTTATAAATATGCCTGCGACGAAATAGTAGAAAATGGAATGAGTGTTTTAAATGAAAAAGATGATGATATTATAAATTATAGAACTTCTTTATTAAAGGCTATACTTTATATGCATGAGCCTGTATGTGAAAGCTGTAAGGCTGATTATGTTTGCAATTTAAAAAAGTATTTAGATATTTACAATATTTCTATAGAGGCTTCTCCAAATGCTTTTGACAAAAATGATATTAATTTAATAGAATTAAAGAATATTGTAGAAAAAATGAATCTTCCAGACTTTATAAAAGCAAATTTTGAAAGATGTATTAACTGCGGTATATGCGAGGATTATAAAGTTATAGACGGATATAATTCTATGATAACAGATTTATGTCCTACTCATGTATTTGATGTTCAGAGGAATATAGATAATAAAATAAATGATGATATAAGTACAATAAAAAGTATAGACAGTTTTTGTATAGGATGCAATTATCTATGCGATGCCAAGTACAGTTATATAAAACACAGTATAAAGGATATATCATCTCCTAAGGGCAAAAAATATGGATTATGCGATTACGGAAGGAAATTGGATTATTATTCAAATAATACATTAGAAAAGCCTTTTTATAATGGAATGCAATGCGAATTCAATGAGGCTAAGGAACTTTATCATAAATTTATTAATGATATTGAGACAGAATATGTATTAGCATTAAATTCAAGTATGTATCCTATTGAAGATATCAGGGCTTTTAATGAATTTATTGATTCTTTGGGGATACAAAATTTAGTATTCAAAAAGAATATAATGGCCACAAATTCAAAAAATATAAGAGATAATTATACAAATATTAATGATTTTTCTATAAAAGAGATTAGAGATTTAAATATAAATTTAAAGCATTCTATATTTGACGATAATATTATACATAATGGCAAATTTAAAAAATTTATTATAGTAGGCGATTCATTAGATGACAATGATAATATAATTGATTTTTCTAAGAAGAATAAGGGAAATTATATAGTATTCAGTCCGAATTTTTCTGTTTTGGCTTACAATGCTTATTTAAGTTTTCCTATATCCTATCTTGGTGAGTTTGAAGGGCATTATGTAGATAATCATGGCAAGGTTAAAGAGATGCATTCATTTTTAGAAAAGAATAAAAATCGTATGAGTTTAAGAGATTTGTTAAAATATTTGTATTTATAATGATTTTGTATATACTAAAATATATAGAGTTTATATATTAATTATTATTTTTTATTATTGCTAATAAAAATTATTATTTCCTATATAAAAAGGAGAGTTATTTATGGCAAAAACAAGAGATGAGATACTCCAGAATAGTAATAAAAAATATGATATTATCATTATAGGCGGCGGAGTTATTGGAGCTACTATAGCATTAAAGGCTTCTAGAGTTGGACTTGCCGTTTTATTGCTTGAAAAGCATGATTTTGCTTTTGGGTCTTCTTCAAGAACTTCAAAAATGCTTTCAGGCGGATATAATGATATGAGCAGTAAGAATTTAATGTATACAATTCATAGGGTAAGAGAAAGAAATAACCTTATGTATAAGGCTTCAGCATCAAATTTTAGTATTATAAATCCTATATATGAGCATAGCAGTACAGGAATTTTTAGAGAAGAAATAAAGACAATATTATACGATGCTTTTTCTTTATTTGGAAAAACTAAAAAGCATAAATCTCTTAGCAGAAATGAAACTTTGGATGCATTACCTGATTTAATAAATAATGATGTTATAGCATCTATAGAATATTATGAAGGTACATTAGATGATTCTAGATATGTTATAGAGCTTCTTTTGAAGGCAGAAGAATTCGGAGCGGATATATTAAATTATGCTGAAGTTAAGGCTTTTGAATATAATCAGAAAGAAATAGAAAATGTAGTTTTTACCGATAGAGTTACAGGAAGAGTTCATACAGCAAGTGCTAAAACTATATTAATAGCAGCAGGGGCTTGGGGACATAGCATAAGTTCGCTTCTTCCTAATGGAAATTTTGAAGATAAGCTAGTTTATGTTAAGGGAAGTCATTTAATTATAGACAATGATTTGATTCATATAAATAAATCAGTTATTCTTCCAAAAATAAAATCAAGACCTAATGTATTTTTAATGCGTTGGAAAAATAATACTATTATAGGTCCTACAATCAAAAAAAATACTCATGATTTGGATTGTATATACACTACAAGTGATGAAGCTGAATACCTTCTTGATATATATAATACTTACTTCAGCTCTATTGTTAATAAAAATCATATAATAACTACGCAGTCTGGAATGATGCCTCTTAATCCTTCGCAGGTGAAAATACATTCTCATCCGCAGTATAGATTATTCTTAGTTGAAGGAGGAAATTTCACAACTTCTTCCTCTGTTTCTATGAAAGCATTAGTAAAAATGTATGGCAAGCCTTATAAGTGGTTCAGCACCCAGAAGGTTGTTAATAATAAATTTGAAAAAAATACTGAATTAGTTTTGAATGAAAATTTGGTTAAATTCCTTATAGATTATTTTGGTTCTGTTAATCTAATTCTAAAATTAAATGAGCTTTGTAAGAATGATTCTTCTCTTTTGGTAGAAGTTGGGCTTGATTATAGAATTAATAGAGGACTTATAAAATATTTTATAGAAATAGAACATGCTATTCATTTAGATGACATTATGATGAGAAGACTCAGATTTATATTGACAGAAAATGACTGCGGCACTTTAATTTCTGAGCATATAGCTGAAGAAATGGCTAATATACTTAAATGGGATAAAAGCAGAACTGAATGGGAAATAAAAAGATACAGAACAGAGATTAAAAGAACGAGAGTAGGGCTATTTTAATTTAGCCTTTTATCAAATCTTTGAATCCTCTTAATATATTAAGACCTGTATTTCCGCTTTTTTCAGGGTGAAATTGTATTCCGTATACATTGCCATTTTTTACAATGGCTGGTATTTGCACATCATATTCACTATCGGCTATTATGCTGTCATCGCAGTCTTTACCATAATAAGAATGTACAAAATATACATATTCCATATTATTAATATATTTAAATATTTTATCTTCTTTTTTTATATTAAGATTATTCCAGCCCATATGAGGCACTTTCAAATCTTTGTTTTTTAAATCTTTTTCTATAGGGCATATATTTCCTTTTATGAGTCCTAATCCATTGTACTCCCCATATTCATAGCTCTTATCAAAAAGCATTTGCATACCTAAGCATATACCCAAAATTAATTTTCCTTTTTTAGCTTCTTCCATAATAGTATTTTTAAGTGTTCCTTCTTTTCTGCTTTCAAGTTTTGCCAAAGCATCTCTGAAAGCTCCTACTCCCGGAAGTATTAAAGAATCAGCTTCTTTTATAGTTTTTTCATCATCTGTAAGTTTGGCATCTATTCCTACATACTTTAATGATGACATAAGAGAGAATAAATTTCCTACTTCATAATCTATTATAGCTGTCATAAAAAAATCCTATTAATTTTATTGAATTATTATACTAAAATAAAACATAAAAGTCAAAGTATAGGGGCGGGTGGGCGGGCTGAATAAATTAAAAAATTAAACAGATGCTTTTTTATAAAAACAAAAAATCAATTTTTTTAATTTTTATTATTTTCAAGCATTCCCTTTGTAGATAATACTTCATTTTTATATTTTTCATCTATTTTACAAGCCTGTGCTAAGGCTCTTGCAGTACCTTTAAAAATGGATTCTATTATATGATGAGTATTCTCTCCATATAAAGTATTTATATGCAATGTAATATTCATAGAATTAGTAAATGCTGTAAAAAACTCTTTAACAAGTTCAGTATCGAAATCTCCTACTTTTTCATGCTTTAAATCACTATTAAAAATTAAATGACTTCTTCCGCATATATCAACTGCCGCCATAGTAAGAGCTTCGCACATAGGCATGCTGAAATTTCCGTATCTTTTTATTCCTTTCATGTCTCCAAGTGCATTAGCAAAACATTTTCCCAAAACGATTCCGACATCTTCAACCGAATGATGATAATCAATATGAATGTCCCCATCGCATATAGTTTCTAAATCGAATCTTCCATGTCGTGCAAACAGATCAAGCATATGATCTAAAAATCCTACTTTTGTATTATTTTTATATTTTCCTGTTCCATCTATATTTAATTTAATTTTTATTTTGGTTTCATTAGTATTTCTTTCCATTTCTGATGTTCTCATCTTATAATCTCCTAGAGTAAAAATTTATTTTGATAATAATATAATTATACTTTCATTTTTTTGCAATATTTATATAATTCTTTAATATAATTTTTTGGAGATATGATATATGGGTACTTTAGAGAATCTTGATATTAACGATTTTAATAATTATAGTTCAAGAATTACTAAAGAGGAAGTGAGAGATAAAATTTATAAAGATTTAAATATTGAGAAAAAAATTAAGGAAGGTGCAGAAAATTATTTAGATTCATTAATATTGAAAATGTATTCTAATAATGCATATAGCGAATATGATTATTTAAATAGTTACATGCTTATTACTACAGAAATATTTGAAGGAGGATATATAATCTGTGATATTCATATAGATATTAATATGAAAGTGTACGATTATATGCCTAAAGATAATAATAAAAATGAAAGATATATTGCTTTGGATAATACATATTTAATGGGACTTAATTTAAAATTTTTATTAAAAGATATAAATGATAATATAGAAAATATAGAAGTAAGGTATTTTAATATTTACGGAGTTTCTGACAACTTACATCAATAATTAAAATTTAAAAATTAATCTATTTTAATTCTATATTTATAAATCTTAATGCCCTTTCAGCTGCATTTTCTACTAAAACAGCAGTATTGGAAATAGATTCATCAAGAGTCATAGCTTTTGTACATAATGGCATTATGGATTTAATACCCAAATCATATACTATCTCTGCTCCTTCTCTTATTTCACCAACTATTGCAATTACAGGTATATTTCCGGCTCTTTTTGCCACACCTACAGGAACTTTTCCTTCTTTAGTCTGTCCGTCAATAGCACCTTCCCCTGTTATGATAAGAGAAGCATCTTTTATTTTTGATTCAAAATCTATTATATCAAGTACAGCATCTATTCCGCTTTTTAGCTTGGCATTGCAAAAAGCAACAAGACCACCTCCAAGTCCTCCTGCAGCACCAGCTCCTTCCATATAATCTATTTCCTTTCCGAATTTTTCTTTTATAATTTTTGCTATATTTTTAAGTCCATTATCGAGTATATCAAAAGTTTCATTTGTAACACCTTTTTGTTTTCCATATACTGCTGTAGCCCCATTTTCTCCATAAAGAGGATTTTTTACATCACATGCCGCAGTTATTTTTATATCGAATATTCTCTTATCAACATTGCTGTTGTCTATATATTCGGTTTTTATCATATTTTCAGCAATAGCTTCAAGTTCATTATTGTTTTTATCAAGAAATTTATATCCCAAAGCATTAGCCATTCCTATTCCACAGTCATTAGTTGCACTTCCGCCTATTCCTATTAAAATTTCTTTAATATTATTATTAAGAGCATCTTTAATAAGTTCGCCCGTACCATAAGTAGAATATTTTAAAGGCTCTCTTTTTTTATCATTTATTAAAGTAAGACCAGATGCTTCGGCCATTTCTATAACTGCTTTATATTCATTAATAATCCCGTATTTAGCTTCTATAATATCTCCTTTAGGATTTCTAACATTTATTTTTTTTATATTTCCTCCTGCTGCATAGAGTATAGATTCTACAGTTCCTTCTCCGCCGTCTGCAACAGGAATTTTTATTGTATCAGCATCTTTTATAACTTTTAATACTCCCTTTTCTATATAATTGCAAATTTCTAAGCTGCCTGCACTTCCTTTAAAAGAGTCAGGTATTATTATAATTTTTTTCATTTATATGTCCTATATATGTCATCTAAATAATTTACTTTATTATAACAAATAAAATTATAATTGTAAAATAATGTATTAATTAATATTATAAATATAATATTAAAAAAATACTTATGTTTTTTTATATTTGTTTATGTGAAAAAATAAATTAAAAATTTCTATACAAAGTATTGATATTTTATTATTTTACATATATTATAAAAAATTGATAATGAAAAAAATAAAAATAAGGAGAGAAAGATGAGTCATCATCATCACAGAGGACAGTGGGGAACTAGAGCTGGATTCATA
It encodes the following:
- a CDS encoding NAD(P)H-dependent oxidoreductase subunit E, which encodes MASNVKTVIEVCVGLHCSMKGAYALLEAIRSHYDLKIGVPSSDGMLLKEMECMHNCHNAVPVLINGMECTKSSFKSIIKYIEAIHVRKR
- a CDS encoding glycerate kinase; amino-acid sequence: MKKIIIIPDSFKGSAGSLEICNYIEKGVLKVIKDADTIKIPVADGGEGTVESILYAAGGNIKKINVRNPKGDIIEAKYGIINEYKAVIEMAEASGLTLINDKKREPLKYSTYGTGELIKDALNNNIKEILIGIGGSATNDCGIGMANALGYKFLDKNNNELEAIAENMIKTEYIDNSNVDKRIFDIKITAACDVKNPLYGENGATAVYGKQKGVTNETFDILDNGLKNIAKIIKEKFGKEIDYMEGAGAAGGLGGGLVAFCNAKLKSGIDAVLDIIDFESKIKDASLIITGEGAIDGQTKEGKVPVGVAKRAGNIPVIAIVGEIREGAEIVYDLGIKSIMPLCTKAMTLDESISNTAVLVENAAERALRFINIELK
- a CDS encoding 2Fe-2S iron-sulfur cluster-binding protein yields the protein MIIKFSVDGKTVSSQKGYTILQALSYINIDIPHLCSYKINSTNTFEKKNNILRCKLCLVKVKKKNENSYSYKYACDEIVENGMSVLNEKDDDIINYRTSLLKAILYMHEPVCESCKADYVCNLKKYLDIYNISIEASPNAFDKNDINLIELKNIVEKMNLPDFIKANFERCINCGICEDYKVIDGYNSMITDLCPTHVFDVQRNIDNKINDDISTIKSIDSFCIGCNYLCDAKYSYIKHSIKDISSPKGKKYGLCDYGRKLDYYSNNTLEKPFYNGMQCEFNEAKELYHKFINDIETEYVLALNSSMYPIEDIRAFNEFIDSLGIQNLVFKKNIMATNSKNIRDNYTNINDFSIKEIRDLNINLKHSIFDDNIIHNGKFKKFIIVGDSLDDNDNIIDFSKKNKGNYIVFSPNFSVLAYNAYLSFPISYLGEFEGHYVDNHGKVKEMHSFLEKNKNRMSLRDLLKYLYL
- a CDS encoding FAD-dependent oxidoreductase; this translates as MAKTRDEILQNSNKKYDIIIIGGGVIGATIALKASRVGLAVLLLEKHDFAFGSSSRTSKMLSGGYNDMSSKNLMYTIHRVRERNNLMYKASASNFSIINPIYEHSSTGIFREEIKTILYDAFSLFGKTKKHKSLSRNETLDALPDLINNDVIASIEYYEGTLDDSRYVIELLLKAEEFGADILNYAEVKAFEYNQKEIENVVFTDRVTGRVHTASAKTILIAAGAWGHSISSLLPNGNFEDKLVYVKGSHLIIDNDLIHINKSVILPKIKSRPNVFLMRWKNNTIIGPTIKKNTHDLDCIYTTSDEAEYLLDIYNTYFSSIVNKNHIITTQSGMMPLNPSQVKIHSHPQYRLFLVEGGNFTTSSSVSMKALVKMYGKPYKWFSTQKVVNNKFEKNTELVLNENLVKFLIDYFGSVNLILKLNELCKNDSSLLVEVGLDYRINRGLIKYFIEIEHAIHLDDIMMRRLRFILTENDCGTLISEHIAEEMANILKWDKSRTEWEIKRYRTEIKRTRVGLF
- a CDS encoding leucyl aminopeptidase family protein; this encodes MKLKHTINFIKKHTVAVFVKVEKEQLKVCSFNEEYIKLFNDLVKDKYYNTSTPFAFAFASNTRVIYITYKEVKNYMYETWKNAGSSLIKIMKDLHIDDIEVDMAELFAEIASEESYIQFCLGILLSSYSFDNYLGDKRLKELHNIKNILLVSEHKKDTENAISKATQIANSIFWARDMVNEPSNIINSLTFVDRAKKQAESRKISTSVLTEKELKNLGMNGILGVNAGSKNPPRVFVAQYKKAKAKKHILLVGKGITFDTGGMILKPSTSMLGMKDDMAGAAAVCGALFLISDMNLEANVTVICPLTDNKTGSAAINPGDILKMYNGVTVEVVNTDAEGRLILADALAYGIKKYNPDFVIDIATLTGACSIALGKHASGLMSNDTALSSALKDAGDDTYERVWEFPMFDEYKEDIKSDVADIKNSGGRYAGVITAGQFLSYFTEGARWAHLDIAGTDMSDVNVKYISKGATGVGVYLLAKTVEKLVDIDKF
- the hisH gene encoding imidazole glycerol phosphate synthase subunit HisH; amino-acid sequence: MTAIIDYEVGNLFSLMSSLKYVGIDAKLTDDEKTIKEADSLILPGVGAFRDALAKLESRKEGTLKNTIMEEAKKGKLILGICLGMQMLFDKSYEYGEYNGLGLIKGNICPIEKDLKNKDLKVPHMGWNNLNIKKEDKIFKYINNMEYVYFVHSYYGKDCDDSIIADSEYDVQIPAIVKNGNVYGIQFHPEKSGNTGLNILRGFKDLIKG
- the hisB gene encoding imidazoleglycerol-phosphate dehydratase HisB — translated: MRTSEMERNTNETKIKIKLNIDGTGKYKNNTKVGFLDHMLDLFARHGRFDLETICDGDIHIDYHHSVEDVGIVLGKCFANALGDMKGIKRYGNFSMPMCEALTMAAVDICGRSHLIFNSDLKHEKVGDFDTELVKEFFTAFTNSMNITLHINTLYGENTHHIIESIFKGTARALAQACKIDEKYKNEVLSTKGMLENNKN
- a CDS encoding NADH-ubiquinone oxidoreductase-F iron-sulfur binding region domain-containing protein, encoding MKKFVLHSENNITDIQSYKDHFGDYLNLQKIANSFFEDLKEYTIFKRDITQSSVYQLLTDGNIKEDFILINAASFDYLVFKDKFLLKNNPHLILDGSVFIAQILNIKRIDIILKDYYLEERDIILKAIVEAEDSNFVNDIEINIYDEYAYYNKYNIRITPSFLENKKYIFDLETISQIAYLAHIGGFTFKNFGNGEYKGSNILSITGDIINPNLYEFEMYSPLRNIVKASGGTVKEYSIKCVFTNGFLNPPIDFDTFQKMTLDYECFGSYNMKIGNGGVCFIQEDRCIIRVAVKIIQFAKSISCGKCSPCHYGFDLCEYYINRMLLGYSSFDDYSNLKETAEMIKIGASCLYIRSIAGCILSVMEMFKNEFIYLIENKITLYSFVKS